The DNA window CGCGCCGACGAGTTTCTCCGCTGCCTCAAGGCGATCTGGACGCAAGACCCCGTCGAGTTCAGCGGCGAGTTCTACCGGGTGCCGCGCTCGAGAGTGGAGCCCAAGCCCGTCCAGCGCCCGCACCCGCCCATCACCATCGGCGGCTACGGGCCGGCCGTCATCCGGCGCGCCGTCGCCTGCGACGGCTTCAACGGCGGCAACGTGCCGCTCCAGCAGGTGGCGCCGCTCGTAGCCGAGATCAAGGCCGCGGCCGAGAAGGAGGGACGGGACCCGGCGTCGCTCCAGATCGTCTCGCGCGGCAGCTTTCAGCTCCACGCGAGCCCGCAGGGCAAGGAGCGCAGGCCGCTCTGGGGCACGCTCGACGAGATCCGCGAAGACGTGGACCGCTATGCCGAGGCGGGGCTCAGCGAGCTCTTTCTCGAGGCCAACTTCGACCCGCGCGGCGTCACCCTCGAGCGCGCGCTCGAGGTCATGGAGGCGCTCGCGCCCGGCCGCTAGGCGCCCTACTCGCGCTCGGAGGGCGTGGGGGCCGGGCGGCAGAGGACGTTGCCGGGGGGTCGATGATCAGCCCGGTCGCGCCGAGCGGCTGCCTGCAGGCGGGCTCGGCTTGCTGGAGCGCAGCCTGCGGGCAGCGGCGGCGCCACCAGGCACCGGCGGGGCCAGCGGCCAGAGCAGCACACCGTTCCAGAAGATCTGCCCCGGCACCGTCAGCGGGAAGTGCAGCGTCTTGTCCGCATCGACCCCCGCCGGGTTGATCGAGGTGCCGATGGCGGGTCCGGGCGGGTTGAAGATCGAGCCCGCGGCGTTCACGTTGATCAGGCCGCCCACGTCGACGTCGATCGGCGCCGCGAGCGTGCCGATGACGTTGCCTGCGGTCAGCGTGGCCCCGGTCCCCGCCAG is part of the Candidatus Rokuibacteriota bacterium genome and encodes:
- a CDS encoding LLM class F420-dependent oxidoreductase, which gives rise to MKLGFSLPMAGPWATPDNQVLIAQRAEALGYHSLWVFQRLLYAIRPQNDYPPLPGEPWPKAFELVMDPLVSLAFVAGVTSRIRLGTSVLIMPYYTPVMLAKQLATLDVLSRGRLDVGLGIGWSMDEYEAVGVPYKDRGRRADEFLRCLKAIWTQDPVEFSGEFYRVPRSRVEPKPVQRPHPPITIGGYGPAVIRRAVACDGFNGGNVPLQQVAPLVAEIKAAAEKEGRDPASLQIVSRGSFQLHASPQGKERRPLWGTLDEIREDVDRYAEAGLSELFLEANFDPRGVTLERALEVMEALAPGR